Below is a genomic region from Helianthus annuus cultivar XRQ/B chromosome 2, HanXRQr2.0-SUNRISE, whole genome shotgun sequence.
CACCATTCTCTCTCGTGtttgattattttttattaaaaaaagttACACGATTGGAAGTTATAAGCATTTGATACATTTAAGGTGGCTTTCCACCTGTTTGACCCGTTTTTATAACTAGTTCATATTATTTTACATGctataacaaaatataaaaaaaatatggtGTACAGAATTACAGATCACATCGTTTTCAAATATGCACTAATCGGCTTTTGTCCCAATTGCTGAGTTATTTTACTAAtgtcgtgaaaataacgttaaaaagagagggacggttaatcatgcatcatgtggcggcgttgatagccgaaagacaagggggtacatgcactaatcggcttttgtcccaattgctgagtgttatgtgccttatgtccaaggcttgacgCAAAACTAttatcgagtcgggggtctcactggaagcagcctcgctattcctacagggtagaggtaaggctgtctacaacttaccctcctcagaccctaccttagctttgccattggtggaatttactgagtacgatgatgatgatgatgatcgttTTCAAATATGAAGTTGTCATTTCACATCTAAAAAATGGCGATGCTAATAGTCTAAGTTTCTTATATGATTGCAGGAGGTTGGTGGAGTGGTGTCCCGACACTATCTTTCGATAAGTATGTCAATTGTACCCAACCAATGAGTTAACGTTGTAATCTGTCACTAACGGTTATGGTTCTTAACAGCCGGTTCATATCAAAGGTCACAGAAAAATTCCCAAAAGATGCCGACCTTATTGTTGCATGCCAAAAGGGATTAAGGTACGTGTTTTTCTTGAACTCGTGTGGTTCGGTTGCATTTTTCttgatttattttaataaaaattattatttagCGTAGATCGTTAGCTGCTTGTGAGCTACTATATAATGCTGGTTATGAAAACGTTTTCTGGGTTCAAGGAGGTTTAGAGGCTGCTGAAGAAGAGGTACAAAACTAATTCAAATAACTTGGACTTGTGAATTTTgaaggttatatttttttttaatttcgttATTAAGATGAATCATAAGTTCGTTAAGTAAAAATAAATTATGTTACCAACACTAGTATTTCTAAGAATCATTGACTATAGCGAGcgtagcgatcgctatagcgcgctacgtagcatataggtcTAGGCTCTctattagggttgtagcgatagatagtgatactttatttatttttgtagtttttttaaatataaatagcaATAAAATActtggattttaggtttttgttaaatatacatgtaaaatagcatatatatatatatatatatatataggattaggttcaagagtgaacactagtgtagcttgcgaactgagtgaactaatcctggccatacacgtgtgtagatcaatggccaggatttgttcactcagttcgcaaatacactattgttcactctagaaccccaccctatatatatatatatatatatatacacacacacacaccaggtttcttttctagtgtatcgctatttataaaatagctgCCTGCTATTTACCGCTATTCggtatgtagcatataggtaccttattgctattTGTCACTATTtgccattaacaactatgtttCTAAGAATCATTGACTATAGAATTATTTGATTTTAAGAGTAGTAAAATCTAATACAAAATTTAAATTCATGTACACGGTGTTCGAGGGTAAAAGTCTCATTTTTGAGACATCAGTGTAGAATTTAGGATGCGTGTGCGTTGGTTAGTTAGAAAAAAGAAGTTTGTTAGGTTTGTAATAGAGGTGGCAATTTTGAACCATTTACTTTTTAATGGGTCAATGCGGGTTATATTTTATCTCTAATGGATCAAACGAGttaaaaacaacaacaaaaaaaaaagctTGAAAGGAAATGGATCAAACGGGTTGAAAGTTGCCCAGAGTAacttataaatatataaaacctcctcaatcatcatcatcatactcggtaaatcccactaatagcaaagctaaggtagagtctgaggagggtaagatgtagacagccttacatCTACCCGTtaagaatagagaggctgcttccagtgagaccccccgctcgatggtagttttgcatcaagccttggaaataaggcacataacactcagcaattaagactttgcatcaagccttggacataaggcacataacactcagcaattaagacaaaggccgattagtgcatgtactcccttgtctttcggctatcaacgccaccacatgatgcatgattaaccatccccctcttttaacgttattttcacgaaattagtaaaataacgttaaaattagtgcactttcacttttgcccccgagcgcccacacatatatacattatatgcgcataccgccaGTGGGCGTAATAAAACCTCCtcaatcattttattaaaaaaattgtattattatcattaaaaaataaaatcacACTAACTATCTATACATAGTATAAAAGTTTGGGTAAAAACTTTTCAGTTTATAATTTCTAGTCTATAATTTCCCTTTATTCTTTGTGGCaatataaactaaaaaaaatgatAGAATAAAGATTAATCAAGTCTTGTTTGGTGCAGGATCTCGAAAGGGAAGGTCCTCagccctttaagttagctggagTCGGTGGGCTTTCAGGGTTCCTCGGGTATTTATGAAACACACTTTTGTTTTATTCACGGCGTAAATGAAGAATTCGATCACATCATATGTGTCTTCATGTGCTTACTGTCTCAGTTTGTTGATGATGCAGTTGGACAGATCAGCAAAGAGCTCAAGCCGCCAAGGAGGGTTGGGGTTACCGATTAGTGTTTACCGGTCGATTGGTAACTAATTTCGAAACTTGTTTTTTCAACTCTAGTTCTAtataagagtaaagtacacgaatagtccctgtggttctccaaaattttggatttggtccctagctttttaAAAGTACACAAATGGTCCTTGTGATTTGCACTtttgtaacgtatttagtccccagccaacaaatctaagGGTTTCAAGAGGTCCTAGTTAGGGAccaaatgcgttacaaagtgcaaaccacagggaccatccatgtactatTGGctaaagttggggactaaatgcgttacaaagtgcaaaccaccaggaccatccgtgtacttttggaaagctagggaccaaatccaaaattttggaaaaccacagggactatccgtgtactATACTCTATATATAAGTTAGTTACCGATGGCAAAATGGACGGGAAGGGTTggctttttgtttattttttacttCTTAATACAAAaggagttaattgcccggatggtccctgtggtttcacgtttagtccccaccttttgaaaatagcaggtatgctccctatggtttgttattttgttactcggatagtcccctgagtagatgtcagtttttgtcattttgttactcggatagtcccctgagtaaatgtcatgttttgtcattttgttactcggatagtcccctgagtaaatgtcaggggactatccgagtaacaaaatgacaaaccatagggagcatacctgctatttccaaaaggtaggaactaaacgtgaaaaaacgtgaaaccacagggaccatccgggcaattaactcttaaaTGGGTCAATATGATTACAGATACTATCTTATTTCAATAGTAAATTATTCTTTGAACAAATGATTTTGAAGATTCTATGCGATAAAAATACATTTTGGCTGACTTTCAACCCGTTTGACCAAACTGACCCGTTTCTTTTTaagttaaaattaatatatattaccCATTTGACCGGTTCCAGAGGCGAAGGATAagaggggcggggaggggcgcccgcccccccgaatttttcgctcagtagtgttatatatgtagttttcgtatagaaatttgtgggtatatacgttttcgcccccccggttctatagaattttttgggtatatacgttttcgcccccccgGCCAAAaaattcaagcttcgccactgaccgGTTCGACATAAACACTACAAACTAAATAACATAAGCGTATCTATTTCCCAGATTGGGGTCGTTCTTGCTGCCGATGCATTGTTTCTTGCGGCTCAACAAGCAGCTCGTTATCTTCAGGATATAAGAGCTAACTAACGGTCTGGTTTTTTTCGTTCATAGAATTCCGTAGAGATTGTAGATTTTGTCACATTCGTAGATGTGTGTTGTATCTAGTATAGGGGACGACGTAAGTCttgttgtttattttcttttttgtgtgttttgaacGCTCAATGAATTAAGTGTTAATATCTTGTTGGAATATGGTTGTTGACCCGTTTTCTAttcacttaaaaaaaaaaactagtaataCTAGTTCTATTACTAGTTATCGCGTATCGGTACTTATATTACTATTTACATAGGGCCCTGTCACCCCAAATAGCCGTTCGATGCAAACTTCAAACCTAAAAGACCTTTTGAAAACGGTGTGAGATTAGATTGCTGGTGGCGTATGTGTAAAAAGACCCGTTTAAATATATTTGTACTTATTATAAGCTCATTCCTCCTTTTGAGTTTGGTAAGTAACAAAAATGCAACAATGAGTGGATATCTTCGAAAACACAGAGAAAACTAGAGTTTTGGTTGAATTTGTTTGTATATGTACTTTAGTATGTGATGGGAGAGAACAGAGGCTGCTACGTGTAACGTGTGTATAACTCGCTCTCGTTTGGTATGCATATAAACAAACATTTGATAAAGTTGATGTCGACAAATTGATAAAACATTAGGAATTATGAATAGAATTGATACTTGGGATTCTTTAGAGAAAGTGATCTTTTAAAAACAAATATCAAATTTTTAgagaaaggtttttttttttgttttttgttttaaaGTAGAACTTGAACCTTTTTAAGAATGGGATTTTCTGATGGCACGGATGCTAAACGtactgttattacatccgagacgattcaagtgagtcctatgaagcaactAAAAATGTTCATCTTCGAAGTTGAACCTTACTTTCgtgataaatacaatgttcatcttcgttatcctttgttttctgcaattcaagcaggcacggatgctaaacgtactgttattacatccgagacgattcaagtgagtcctatgaagcaagtgtcggtctattcaattgagaggaatcattgcattaaaTCTCCGTTGAAAAACataattgataaatttagggaaaatggggttgaaagatgataacccaacagtggaggatctcattctacagcttcaataaattcaggggtattctcaaaataatgtttcctagatgtttgaagaccaacAAATGTCCAAAGTGTTGCTTTTTCGTCCGCGTGACGGAAAGCTACCGCGTGACAGGAAGTTACCttgcaaaaattaaaaaattaaatcgacaccctcaatacgcatcgtataagcctatacgatgcgtattactttTTGGTAGGGGACAATGGCAGCCTTTGGCAGACATAGAAGTTTGAACCCaactcaatacgcatcgtataggcctatacaataCGTATTGAGGGTGTCGATTTAATCCCCAAGATGTGCCAATAATACGATCCTTTAAGAATAATGATTTTTCCATAGGGGAGTATGACTTTTTATAGTTAGCCTATACTTTTTTACTTTCTATTTCATGTACAAAAGTAGTTTGGTCTCTTCCAGGTTATTATATTAAGGTGCTTTTAGTTAAACAATATGGAGTTTGAATTGACACTCTATTTTAATTTACTTCATTGATGAAAAAATATCTGCCCAATATAGACCAGACGGTGTGGTGTGGTGTAGTGCCCCGACCAAATCAACACAAATGGCGTCCCATAGTGGCCCTCTCTTCATTTCTCAGCCCCCCTGGGGGATAGAGCTTTGTTGCCCGGATAGCGAGTGTTAACGGCTACTTTGGTGGACCCTCAAATTTCCAactgttgaaaaaaaaaacttttaatttTTACTTTTGACACTATATATATCCCACAATTTTATATAATTTCAATTTTTTACAGTCTTTttattagactatggggtatggggagGGGTAgacctgtaaacgaa
It encodes:
- the LOC110911929 gene encoding rhodanese-like domain-containing protein 11, chloroplastic isoform X2; this encodes MEASGLSISPLISTSCNTNPHYNNLRFNKTHLFNSSLITHKPLQFQSTLKWVVKAQAADEDYELKQVKDMAAARKRWDALAWVKGSTWIPIFDVDTQLDAGTLSRKVTSYMMGGWWSGVPTLSFDNRFISKVTEKFPKDADLIVACQKGLRSLAACELLYNAGYENVFWVQGGLEAAEEEDLEREGPQPFKLAGVGGLSGFLGWTDQQRAQAAKEGWGYRLVFTGRLIGVVLAADALFLAAQQAARYLQDIRAN